The DNA region CCAGACCTGTTTCCCTGCCTGAGAAATagggctgggggggcaggggagggcaacTCTAGTTCGGCAGGTTCGGGATGTgggaagccccctccccaggaaatGAGCCTCAGGGCCTTGTGCCAACGCCCCGCCCTCCCCGACGCCTCCTCCGGGTTGGTCCTGGCAGGCACGGGGAACAGACGCTGCCCGTCCTCCCCATACCCACGCATGGACGGGGTGGGGCCCCCTCCGCTGACGCAGCCGGGCCCCCCGCCGGCCTTCCCTTAACGGCGCGTAGATCAGGGAGCAGACGCCAGCCCAAGCGAGTGGCCCAGCTGGGGAGCAAGCGCGGGCCCGGGCCCTGGAAGCTCGTTCCTGAACCCCCAGATTTCGGGCAGACACCCCCCTTCCCGCCCAccctgagccccgcccccagACAGAGCCCCAGCCTCGACTCCCGGCCCACCCGGCCTGGGGCTGATCTCGTCCCGAACAGATCCCGCACCCAGACTCCGAAGCAGTCGTCCTCGCCCGTGCTCCCCGACTCCGGACCGCCCCCTACTCAGCGCGGCCTCTAGCCTCCGAACAGGGGGCGGGGGCGCCGTGGGCTCCGCGGACCTCCGGCCTCGGCCACGCCCCCCCACGCGCGTGCCCTGTGTCCGCAGATTCGTGCGAGGGCGTGGAGTGCGGCCCCGGCAAGGCGTGCCGCATGCAGGGGGGCCGCCCGCGCTGCGAGTGCGCGCCCGACTGCGCGGGACTCCCGGCGCGCCTGCAGGTCTGCGGCTCGGACGGCGCCACCTACCGCGACGAGTGCGAGCTGCGCGCCGCGCGCTGCCGGGGCCACCCGGACCTGCGCGTCATGTACCCGGGACGCTGCCGCAGTACGTGGGGGCGGGGcccgcgggcgggggcggggcctcgtAGCTAGCCTCCCGAGAGGGCGCCCCTGGATTGGGTCATCTGCGGGGTCGGAAGGAGGAAAAGCGGGGTGGGGTTTTGGAAAGGGAGGGCTGGGGCTCACGTGGGGTGAGAGATAGGGGTGCGTGACTCAGGGCGGGGCTTGCGGGTGCAgccagggggcggggcctgggtgTGGTTTCCGGCGCggccggggcggggcctgagGGAGGGGCTCGCCTACGGCCGGACCGCGCCCCTGACCCGCCCCGGCGCCCCGCCCGCAGAGTCGTGCGCGCACGTCCTGTGCCCGCGGCCGCAGTCGTGCGTGGTGGACCAGACGGGCAGCGCTCACTGCGTGGTGTGTCGCGCGGCGCCCTGCCCCGCGCCCTCCAGCCCCGGCCAGGAGCTCTGCGGCAACAACAACGTCACCTACATGTCCTCGTGCCACCTGCGCCAGGCCACCTGCTTCCTGGGCCGCTCTATCGGCGTGCGCCATCCCGGCAGCTGTGCAGGTGCGGCGCGGAGCGGGGAGCAGCGGCGGGCGCAAGCGTCCCGCCCCTCTCCGCGCCCCCATTTCTCTCTTCGTCCCTCCCACTCTGCAGGCACCCCTGAGCCGTCAGACGCGGAgtcggaggaggaggaggagaacttCGTGTGAGCCTGTGGGGCCGGCTTGGGCCTGGCGTTCAAGGCCTCCCCGTTTTATTTATTGTCACAGCCGAGTCTAATTTATGTCCCATGGACGCTCCCCAGAGCCTGGACCGGGACCAcctgggcccccccccccccgggagccCTCTGACAATATCTTGGAAGGATTGGGGGAAGGAGGCCTGGGAGTGTGGCTGGTGGGTGGGGCCACCTCCCCAGGCGCCCTGCTGCCCAAGAGGACCCCATGCTGCTTCTGCTCTAGGGGCTAACTTAATTATCGCTACCACGGAGAGGGCTGGGGACTCACCCCTGCCGGCAATTAATGAAGAAGCACCCCAGCCTTCTAGACGACAGACCGGGAGTAAGGAAGGGGTCCACAGCCTGGGTGTGTATGAATGAACCTCAGAATCTGCCCAGGCCTCCGATAGGCCAAGGAAGCAGCCACTGTCCCCAGCCTGCTCAAGAACTCCAGGGTTTAccttccctctccccatttccctaGTACGTCCTGTGGTGGCCCCTGTAAAAGCCCAGCTTGTCTCCTGGAGTGGGCTGAGGGGATGGGGTACTACCTGTGTCTCCTGACACGGGCCTCAGGCCAGCATCAGCCCAGAACGGGGCATTATGTCCAGTGGTGCCCAGTGCACTTGGGGTGGGACCCGGTGGGGCGCAGGAGCTCCTGCTTACCCACTGGCCCGCAGTGGGGTGTATGTGCCAGGACCCACTGCATACCCTGCCTCCCGGAGCCACGTGTCTgagcagcgcccctagtgcctgCTGCCCCATCCTCAGGTGAGGTCCAGACCAGAACCCCTCAGTCCCATGAGACTGGTCCTGGCCAAGCCTCCAAGCCCAGTTCCCAACTGGACTCCCCTCACCGACCGGCTCAGGAGTCTTGACACCAGCCAATGCTGGCCTTGGGCGGAGTCCCTGCTTTCTGTCTGGGCTGTTGCTTGGTGTCCCCGCCCTGTGTCTGCATGTGGACCAGAGGTTGAGGCCACACGTGGGCAAGAGCCCAGCTCCCCAAGTTTGGGGAGAGGAGCACAGGGGCAGTTGTGCTTATCTTCTAGCCCCTCAGAAGTGCCTTAATTGTGACCCCGAGAAGTGCCCTTGAGTAATGGGTTCACCTGAGCCTCCCCCCCCGACAAGgccacctcccccagcctggggttcTGTCTCACCAAAGAAATAAAGACTCCACTTTGGAGTGTCCAAgccttggtttgcctctctctctctgtctctctctgagcttctgtgcTGCCCCCCTTTGGTAGTGGGTTACCAGCCAGGGACCTGGGGTGCTGTTAGGATGGTGAGTGGGGGGAGACCCCTtctatctctgagcctcagtgttcacCTCTGGGCAGTGGGCAGCAGCCAGGGAGACAGCTGAGGAAGGTCATATCCAAagcctggtggggtgggggagaaaggaagCCTTTCTAGGGCAAGAGATGGAAGAGGGGATCAAGATGGCTTAGGGCACCCCAAGAATCCCCCTGAAACGGAGGCCTGGCCTGGAAGGGTTGGGAGTGTGATAATAGGAATAATACAGTTAATGATAATACAGCAACAATAACACCAGCTGGGACTTACCCAAACTGTGTGACCTGCTGGGCACCGTTTGCTCGAAGCACTTTTCAGAGGGCGAGAACAGACTTCACGTGGAGCCAGGCCAGCCTGAGACCCCACCTTCTCCCGGCCTTGGCTTCCCCACCTATACGTGGGTGTGGTTAGCTGGCGGCTGAAGGAGTGGCGTGCCCCGTGGGGCACACTGTGTGGGCAAAGGCCAGAATACTGCCCCGACTGTGGGCTGTGGGTTGGGGGTGGGTCAGTGTGGGGAGGTTGGTGAGGGGCCTGGGTCCTGAAGCAAGTGGCTCATGGTCACTCGGGGAGGCAGTGGCAAAGCCAGACCCTCGGCCACACTGAGGCACAAGAGAATCCCGAAGGAACGTGGATGGACCCTGGAGATGAACCATCCTGTCTGCTTATtcagttaacattttatttgtcattttgGCCCTTTGTGTTTGGAACTGATGCCCTCTCCTACTCCACACCCCTCCCCGTACATGCCAGGCTTCCCCGGGGCTTTGGGGGCCCGTGGATGACCTGCCCCAGCCATGAGATTTCCTGGGGAGGAGCCATTTGAATCGTTTGCCATCTCATTTATATACCCAGTGCTGTTGTGGCTCACGCGAGTCCTGCGGGGACTCCGTGgtcctgggcagggggctgggccgGGGCCCTCGAACCACATCCCATATCCAGCTTACGAAGGCAGACACCTGCGTGTACACATCGGGGGTCTTGGGGTCGCCGCACCAGAGTCCGGAGAAGGAGACAAGGCCGTGGGCCCGGTTCCTGCACACCAGGGGCCCCCCAGAGTcagcctgggggtggagggaaaggcaaGGTCAGAGGTCTATCTCTGGGCCTCTTTCCCCAAAGGAGCTTCTATGTGCAAATCTGACCAGGACTCTCCCTGCCTCGAAACCCTTCCATGGCTTCCTAGTGCTCTTCCAGCAAAAACAATACTTACAGCCTTCAGGGGCCGTGAGCATCTAGCTCTCATCCACCTGTCTGCCCTCCTTGCCTTGGTTTTGGCCCCACCAGCCTTCCGGGCTGTTCCGGAAGTAAACCAAGCTTGCTGTAGTCTCTGGGCTTTTCCATATGCTTGAGACCTGTTGCTGCCCCCATTCAACACTGCTGGTATAAATATACAAGGCTCCAGTACTTTGTACAGTAGGCGACCTGCATAGCTGTACATGGCAGCCCTGAGATGGGTCTCTCTGCCTGGCATGCCTTCCCTCAGATCTCCTCAAGACtccttcaaatctcagctcaaaCGGTGCTCTCCTCAGAGATGCCTCCCTGAATACTCACCCTAAAGTTCctgctttctcccctccccagtcctGTCACCCCAACTATAATCTGGAGTCAGCTCTGACCCCATGAAGTAGGTACTGTTAGTGTGGCAGTTCTACAGATGGAGAAAggtccagagaagtgaagtgacttttCCAAGGCCACACACCTGGGAAGTGGCACAGTCTGGATTTGGACCCAGGCAGCTGGACTCCAGAATCTGTGTTTTGAATCACTACACTTTTTGCCTGGAACAAAAAATCCTCCAGGTTGTTTCTCCCTCAGCACCAGGGCCAGGACTGGCATTAGTGCATACACGGTCTTAGGAGCAGGAACTCCTTGATCGAAGTGTGTACTGCCCCCCTCCCGAAGACTGATTGTAGATACACAACTCTGTAGCcctttgtgcagtgcacaacctgcacaGTTGTACATGACAgccctgtgaccttggaaaattcTTTGTCCTTCCAGGGTCTCAGGTGAGGTCTCATATGCTCAAAGTTGAGCTGGGACTTAGTTCCCAAGCCTCTGCCCATCTCTAGCCCTCTCtgtgggcctcagcttccccatatGGTAGGCAGGCGGGGTGGAGACAGTATCTTACGGAGCAGAAGCCACGCCGCCGATGGTCCCCACTTTGGGTGCAGAGCATGGCAGGGCTCAGCTGGCCCCTCCAAGAGCTGTTGCAGATGTCCAGGCCCAGCACACGGACCTCAGCCTCCATCAGCCCGGGGGGCTGGTCTTCAAAGTCAGATACGGAGCCCCAGCCAGCCACCTGGCACCGCGCCCCAGGCTTGAGTGGCCTGGCGCCTGTCCGTGGCAGCTTCAGCAGCCCCACTGCTGGACCCAGGATAGCAGAGCGGTTCAGCTGCAGAGAGACCCTGAGTTAAGGTTTACCCCCAACCACACATCAGTGttcctgcctcagtttacccatcatGACACTGGTCTCTTCTTGGCCTCATGGAAAGAAATCAGTAGCAGCTGTCAGGAAGACCTGCTGCTTTTGCCATCACAGGGCCCTGCCCATCAGGCCTCACCCCCTCAGACCAGGACTCTGGCCTCCCCAGCTGCTGGAAAGAAGTGTCCTTCTAACCAGCATCTCCCCTGCTTGTAAGTcctcccatggctccccattGTTCTTGGGACAATATCTCTTGGCTCGCCATTCAGCCCTCCCCACCAGGCGGAATGAATTTACTGTCATTCCCTGGtccccccatcccactcccccaccccttcagGCTGGAACACCTTTCCTTTCCAgacttcaggtctcagcttagatgtcacctcctctggggaGCCTTCCTAGACTCCCAGGATAGGATGgagcctcctctgggctcccacgTGCCCTTGTCAGGGCCATTTTACTCAGCTGCCATCCTGTTGGACTGGAGGCTCTAAGGGGACCAGCCCTGGGGCTGTTTGTTCATGTGCTCAGCGCACAGCTGACGCTCAGTCAatgtttatggaatgaatgaCTCAGGCCCCCGGTTTTGGTACTCACTCCCTAGCCTTGGCCATGCCCCTGGCCATACCccagcctcggtttccccagcTGCATAATGGGATGCATGACCTGAGGGTTCCAGGTTTTGGggtttcacagataaggaaaatccACATGCGAGCTTTGGCTGCTGACACTCGCTGCCCCCTtctcattttgcccagagaacaCTGCAAAGCTCTCCTGTTCCCAGGGACCTGTTTCTGTCATGTTGAGTGTCCCTCTGTTTTGACTTTTCTCCACATTTAGAGAGCAGGTTTGAGGTGTTTTCCCTTTAAGACGGaggtcctggggtgcctggaattgaatttggggcacctgagtgggaGATGTGGGGGGCGGCCCCCAAGCAGGAGGGGGCCATGGGAGGTGCAAATGGATGTACCCTGTGTGGACAGGGAGGGAAGCTCACGTTTATGGGAGGGGCTGCTTCCTGCCCAGAAACCCCACAAAGGGCCTGGGGGGCAGGGATTGGAGTATCTGATGCCCTGGGGTCTCATCTGTTCTGAACATCGAGGCCTGCTCTGGGCCATAAATGGCCACAGGAGATAAAAATCCCTGTCCTCCCAGTCTGAAGGAGGAGGCAGTGAACAATGGTGAAGAAGTAAATGTTTTCAGGGGTGCTGGACCCAAGAAaggtgggacagagggaagggatggggagacggcaggggcgggggcaggggcagctggcagAGGGGCCTCCTGAAAAGGGGACATTTGAGAGAAGACTTGAAAGAgttgagggagggagaaagtcaTGCAGTGTCTGTGGGCGTGATTCCCTGGAGAGAGccacagccagtgcaaaggcccggGGGTTCGAGCATGCTGGGAATGCTGACGACTCAGTCTGCCCTGAgtgggggctgaggggagagTGTGGGAGGCATGGAGGGCAGAGAAGGGACGTGACCTGACTTGGGTGCTCACGGGATCCTTCCAGCTGTTTTTCAAACATGTCAGTCAGGCCATCATGGAGGTGGCCGTGGACAGGCCAGACCTGCGTCCAgtgcccacccccagctcaccTGCAGCAGACAGATGTCATTGGCGTGGGTGGCGGGCTGGTAGTCCGGGTGCCTGATGACAGCTGAGATGCCGAACACCTGCTGGGTAGGCTCTGGAGCACGCAGGACGTGAGCCCCCAGCACCACCAGGCCCGTTCGGGGGTCCCTGCGGGCGGAGGGGGGCTTGAGAGCGGGACGGGGGCCTCGGTCTCCCCCGTCTGCAGAATGGGGGTGCAGCAGCGCATCTGATCCTGACAAGAGCCCCACGACCATGCTCACGTTTATCTCCGTTCCCGCTTCGATTGCGATATTCACCCAGATGGTCGGAACAGGAACGTTACTCGGTATTGTAACAAGGCGTTCGGAACGGACGGAACACTGTATCTGTAACTCCCACCTATGCTGTGGTGGGACCTGCGACACTTTCAACATTAATGTCCGTGGCTCTTCAACAAGGTCCTCGGGATGGACGCAGGGCCGCGCTCCTCACACACCGACCCCCACCTGCTGTCGGTAAACCGCCCCCCTccgggaggtgggggctggggcctgAGTGGCAGCGGCAGGGACGGCCCCCGGCGTGGGCTCACCTGTGGCTGAAGCAGTGGGCCGCGGAGACCACCCAGCGGGCGCGGAGCAGGAAGCCCCCACAGTGGTGCTGGCCCTCGAACTTCACAGACGCCACGTAAGGCCGGGAGTGGGGCGTCACCTCGTGGCCCCCGATGATCCGGGTGCCCCAGGAGCCTGCGGGCAGGGCGGGACTGCGTCaggatggggcaggagggaggctggTGGGAACAACGGCTCAGGCACCTGCTGGGGCCAGGTCAGGCGCGGGCCAGCAGGTCAATGTGGGCTGGAGGCGAGGAACCCAGGGGAGGTCCCTGAGTGAGCTGGGAGGGGTCTGGACCCCAGAAAacctgggcctgggcctccaCCCGGGCCTCCAGGCCCAGTAACAAGCGGGGCAGCGACCCAGAGGGCTGAGCCGCACACAGGTCGGGGGCTCTCACCTGCGGGCCTCGTCGGCAACGTGACGACCACAGCTACGGTCAGCAGCAGGCGACCCAGTGCCCACCCCCCAGGAGCCATGGCTGTTGCAAGCTGGCAGCTCCCTCCAGAGCTCTGCAGGACATAGAACCCCCCTCCACCCAACGGCCCGGGAAGGGGGAACCTGGCTGCGGCCTGTGGTCGGAGGTCAGGCAGGCCCTGCCAGCAACGCCCACTTCTGCACTGTTGATTCCGAGAAGTCTGATGACTCCACTGCCACAAGAGGCCAGGAAACAGGGCAGTGAGGGGAGGAGCGGGCGGCTCAGGGGCTGCCTGCCCGGGGCAAAGCCTGGCTCTGCCGGCCCTGTGACCCCCATGGTCAggtaccctctctgtgcctcagtttacccagcATCTGCCCACTGCCCATGTGCAGGGAGCTTCCTGCGGCACTCAGTCCAGAGCTGACATGCACAGGGCCCACGGCTGCCTCCTGGGGGTGTAGGTGCTGGCTCTCTAGCTGGACGGGTCTGGCCCAGCGCTGCCTATCCCCCATCTGCAGCCCCAGCACAGACCTCAGGGCTGTCAGGACAAGATGGGCCTGTGATTGTTGCTGCCTCTGGTGCATTTATCGAGTGCCTACTGTATACCAGCCTCGGGCAGGAGCCGGAGGTGAGAGGGTGACAGtgacacagccccccccccaaggggCTCACATTCTGCAGGGTCGGGGGTGTAGATCTGGAGATCTGGGGCCGTGGCTAAAGCTCGGTTCTG from Ursus arctos isolate Adak ecotype North America unplaced genomic scaffold, UrsArc2.0 scaffold_14, whole genome shotgun sequence includes:
- the FSTL3 gene encoding follistatin-related protein 3 isoform X1, with amino-acid sequence MRPGTPGPLWPLPWGALAWAVGFVGSVGSGDPAPGGVCWLQQGREATCSLVLKTDVSQAECCASSNIDTAWSNFTHPGNKISLLGFLGLVHCLPCKDSCEGVECGPGKACRMQGGRPRCECAPDCAGLPARLQVCGSDGATYRDECELRAARCRGHPDLRVMYPGRCRKSCAHVLCPRPQSCVVDQTGSAHCVVCRAAPCPAPSSPGQELCGNNNVTYMSSCHLRQATCFLGRSIGVRHPGSCAGAARSGEQRRAQASRPSPRPHFSLRPSHSAGTPEPSDAESEEEEENFV
- the FSTL3 gene encoding follistatin-related protein 3 isoform X2, with protein sequence MLHSRHAHFPDGETEVQGHTACKVANSGFEPEPRGVCWLQQGREATCSLVLKTDVSQAECCASSNIDTAWSNFTHPGNKISLLGFLGLVHCLPCKDSCEGVECGPGKACRMQGGRPRCECAPDCAGLPARLQVCGSDGATYRDECELRAARCRGHPDLRVMYPGRCRKSCAHVLCPRPQSCVVDQTGSAHCVVCRAAPCPAPSSPGQELCGNNNVTYMSSCHLRQATCFLGRSIGVRHPGSCAGAARSGEQRRAQASRPSPRPHFSLRPSHSAGTPEPSDAESEEEEENFV
- the FSTL3 gene encoding follistatin-related protein 3 isoform X3 encodes the protein MRPGTPGPLWPLPWGALAWAVGFVGSVGSGDPAPGGVCWLQQGREATCSLVLKTDVSQAECCASSNIDTAWSNFTHPGNKISLLGFLGLVHCLPCKDSCEGVECGPGKACRMQGGRPRCECAPDCAGLPARLQVCGSDGATYRDECELRAARCRGHPDLRVMYPGRCRKSCAHVLCPRPQSCVVDQTGSAHCVVCRAAPCPAPSSPGQELCGNNNVTYMSSCHLRQATCFLGRSIGVRHPGSCAGTPEPSDAESEEEEENFV
- the PRSS57 gene encoding serine protease 57 isoform X2 encodes the protein MAPGGWALGRLLLTVAVVVTLPTRPAGSWGTRIIGGHEVTPHSRPYVASVKFEGQHHCGGFLLRARWVVSAAHCFSHRDPRTGLVVLGAHVLRAPEPTQQVFGISAVIRHPDYQPATHANDICLLQLNRSAILGPAVGLLKLPRTGARPLKPGARCQVAGWGSVSDFEDQPPGLMEAEVRVLGLDICNSSWRGQLSPAMLCTQSGDHRRRGFCSADSGGPLVCRNRAHGLVSFSGLWCGDPKTPDVYTQVSAFVSWIWDVVRGPRPSPLPRTTESPQDSREPQQHWVYK
- the PRSS57 gene encoding serine protease 57 isoform X1; its protein translation is MGRLDTLPPGSQCQVTGWHSTTGRHDPPAALVEATARIHAHPGLDACCAPGEGPSRETCSAPLLAPGTARRVQGSWGTRIIGGHEVTPHSRPYVASVKFEGQHHCGGFLLRARWVVSAAHCFSHRDPRTGLVVLGAHVLRAPEPTQQVFGISAVIRHPDYQPATHANDICLLQLNRSAILGPAVGLLKLPRTGARPLKPGARCQVAGWGSVSDFEDQPPGLMEAEVRVLGLDICNSSWRGQLSPAMLCTQSGDHRRRGFCSADSGGPLVCRNRAHGLVSFSGLWCGDPKTPDVYTQVSAFVSWIWDVVRGPRPSPLPRTTESPQDSREPQQHWVYK